The following proteins are encoded in a genomic region of Mycolicibacterium confluentis:
- a CDS encoding glycosyltransferase: protein MSDIPSGPLGTAESRAVSLLSRVILPRPGEPLDVRKLYIEESETNARRAHAPTRTTLEIGTESEVSFATYFNAFPASYWRRWSTLKSVVLRVELTGSARVDVYRTKATGARITVGGAPVSSPDPSTPAWTEFEIGLDPFEDGGWIWFDITTDSAVTLHSAGWYAPVEAPGRADIAVGIPTFNRPSDCVSALAALTSDELVDNVIGAVIVSDQGNRKAVDHPDFAAAAEKLGDRLSIHNQPNLGGSGGYSRVMYEALKNTDCEQILFMDDDIRIEPDSILRALALNRFAKTPTLIGGQMLNLQEPSHLHVMGEVVDRANFMWTNAPFTEYDHDFAKYPLDDESDKSLQLHRRIDVDYNGWWMCMIPRQVAEELGQPLPLFIKWDDADYGLRAAEHGYGTVTMPGTAIWHMAWSDKDDAIDWQAYFHLRNRLVVSALHWDGEVKGLIKSSIKATLKHLLCLEYSTVAIQNRAIEDFLAGPEHIFSILESALPEVHRMRKEYPDAVVLPGATSLPAPSGRRAVHRPPTSLPTIGIRLARGLTHQLRKENRAHHVRPELNIATQDARWFLLCRVDGVTVTTADGRGVVFRQRDRAKMFELLRASLRQHVKLARKYNTMRRVYREALPELTSKQRWESVLLESSDA, encoded by the coding sequence ATGAGTGACATTCCCTCAGGGCCGCTCGGTACAGCGGAGTCCCGGGCGGTCAGCCTGCTGTCCCGGGTGATCCTGCCCCGTCCCGGTGAACCGCTCGATGTGCGCAAGCTCTACATCGAGGAGTCCGAGACCAACGCCCGCCGGGCGCACGCCCCGACCCGCACCACCCTGGAGATCGGGACCGAGTCCGAGGTGTCGTTCGCGACGTACTTCAACGCCTTCCCCGCCAGCTACTGGCGGCGTTGGTCGACGCTGAAGTCGGTCGTGCTGCGCGTCGAACTGACCGGAAGCGCGCGGGTCGACGTGTACCGCACCAAGGCCACCGGAGCGCGCATCACGGTCGGTGGCGCGCCGGTGTCCAGCCCGGACCCGTCGACGCCGGCCTGGACCGAGTTCGAGATCGGCCTGGACCCGTTCGAGGACGGCGGCTGGATCTGGTTCGACATCACCACCGACAGTGCGGTGACGCTGCACAGCGCAGGCTGGTACGCGCCGGTCGAGGCCCCGGGCCGGGCCGACATCGCCGTCGGCATCCCGACCTTCAACCGCCCGTCCGACTGTGTGAGCGCACTGGCCGCGCTGACGTCGGATGAGTTGGTGGACAACGTCATCGGTGCGGTGATCGTCTCCGATCAGGGCAACCGGAAGGCCGTCGACCACCCGGACTTCGCCGCCGCGGCCGAGAAACTGGGCGATCGCCTGTCGATCCACAACCAGCCCAACCTCGGTGGTTCGGGCGGCTACAGCCGCGTGATGTATGAGGCGCTGAAGAACACCGACTGTGAGCAGATCCTGTTCATGGACGACGACATCCGCATCGAGCCCGACTCGATCCTGCGGGCACTCGCGCTCAACCGGTTCGCCAAGACGCCGACGCTGATCGGCGGACAGATGCTCAACCTGCAGGAGCCCTCGCACCTGCACGTCATGGGCGAGGTCGTCGACCGGGCCAACTTCATGTGGACCAACGCCCCGTTCACCGAGTACGACCACGACTTCGCGAAGTACCCGCTGGACGACGAGTCCGACAAGAGCCTGCAGCTGCACCGGCGCATCGACGTCGACTACAACGGCTGGTGGATGTGCATGATCCCGCGGCAGGTCGCCGAGGAGCTTGGTCAGCCGCTGCCGCTGTTCATCAAGTGGGACGACGCCGACTACGGTCTGCGCGCGGCCGAGCACGGCTACGGCACGGTCACCATGCCGGGCACCGCGATCTGGCACATGGCCTGGAGCGACAAGGACGACGCGATCGACTGGCAGGCCTACTTCCACCTGCGCAACCGGTTGGTGGTCTCTGCGCTGCACTGGGACGGCGAGGTCAAGGGCCTGATCAAGAGCTCGATCAAGGCCACGCTCAAGCACCTTCTCTGCCTTGAGTATTCGACGGTCGCGATTCAGAATCGGGCCATCGAGGACTTCCTCGCCGGACCGGAGCACATCTTCTCGATCCTGGAGTCCGCCCTGCCCGAGGTGCATCGGATGCGCAAGGAGTACCCCGACGCCGTGGTGCTGCCGGGCGCGACGTCGCTGCCTGCCCCGTCCGGTCGTCGTGCGGTGCACAGGCCGCCGACGTCCCTGCCGACCATCGGGATTCGGCTCGCCCGCGGGCTGACCCATCAGTTGCGCAAGGAGAACCGGGCCCACCACGTGCGCCCCGAACTCAACATCGCCACCCAGGACGCCCGCTGGTTCCTGCTGTGCAGGGTGGACGGCGTGACGGTGACGACGGCCGACGGCCGAGGCGTGGTGTTCCGGCAGCGCGACCGGGCCAAGATGTTCGAGCTGCTGCGCGCCTCGTTGCGCCAGCACGTGAAACTGGCGCGCAAGTACAACACCATGCGCCGGGTCTACCGGGAGGCGCTGCCCGAACTGACCAGCAAGCAGAGGTGGGAATCGGTGCTGCTGGAATCCAGCGATGCGTGA
- a CDS encoding lysophospholipid acyltransferase family protein, translating into MEPVYGTVIQLARAVWRAQGLKFTVTGVENLPRQGGAVIAINHTSYFDFTFAGLPAYRQGLGRKVRFMAKQEVFDHSVGGPLMRKLGHIPVDRLAGAESFDEACRRLKAGEFVGVYPEATISRSFEIKEFKSGAARMAIAADVPIVPHIIWGAQRIWTKGQPKNMWRPKVPISITVGEPIQPTLPAPELTALLHSRMQHLLEQAQEAYGPHPAGEFWVPKRLGGGAPSLAEASQMDAEEAAERAARRAQRPE; encoded by the coding sequence GTGGAACCCGTATACGGCACCGTCATCCAGTTGGCTCGCGCGGTCTGGCGGGCCCAGGGCCTGAAGTTCACCGTGACCGGCGTCGAGAACCTCCCGCGGCAGGGCGGTGCCGTCATCGCGATCAACCACACCAGCTACTTCGACTTCACCTTCGCCGGCCTGCCCGCCTACCGGCAGGGGCTGGGTCGCAAGGTGCGCTTCATGGCCAAGCAGGAGGTCTTCGACCACAGCGTCGGCGGCCCGCTCATGCGCAAGCTCGGCCACATCCCGGTGGACCGACTGGCCGGCGCCGAGTCGTTCGACGAGGCCTGCCGTCGGCTCAAGGCCGGCGAATTCGTCGGGGTCTACCCCGAGGCCACGATCAGCCGCAGCTTCGAGATCAAGGAGTTCAAGTCGGGGGCGGCCCGGATGGCAATCGCCGCTGACGTCCCGATCGTGCCGCACATCATCTGGGGCGCCCAACGGATCTGGACCAAGGGCCAACCCAAAAACATGTGGCGGCCGAAGGTACCCATCTCGATCACGGTCGGAGAGCCGATCCAGCCGACGCTGCCGGCCCCCGAGTTGACCGCGCTCCTGCACTCGCGCATGCAGCATCTGCTCGAGCAGGCCCAGGAGGCGTACGGGCCGCACCCTGCGGGCGAGTTCTGGGTGCCCAAACGCCTGGGCGGGGGAGCCCCCTCGCTGGCCGAGGCGTCGCAGATGGACGCCGAGGAGGCCGCCGAACGCGCTGCTCGACGGGCGCAGCGACCGGAGTAG
- the zomB gene encoding flagellar motor control protein ZomB — translation MQPAGRGRQTPPPAPPLKPVFPLPLSARISLWCSILVVTTLFGWGAWQRRWIADDGLIVLRTVRNLMAGNGPVFNAGERVEANTSTLWTYVMYLGGVVGGPMRLEYIALAIALTLSLLGVVLLMLGAARLFAPSLQGRSALLLPAGVLVYIAIPPARDFATSGLENGLVLTYIGLLWWMSVCWSQGLRAEAVRAPSRFSATGPGFLAALAFVAGLSVLVRPELALVGGGVLVLLLLTTRGWRHRLMIVVAGGLLPVGYQIFRMGYYALIVPGTAVAKDASGSKWEQGFTYLANFNKPYSLWIPAILLVALALLLAATHSRPWWIDQNISREHPRWARTLQRPPVVAAFFVVSGFIQGVYWIRQGGDFMHGRVLLTPIFLMLAPVAVIPVVKPDGARFSREAGYLLAGATTVLWGSVVGWSLWAANSPGLGPDATRVTHSGIVDERRFYSQATGHAHPLTAADYLDYPRMRAALVAINNTPDGALLLPAGNYDQWDVVPAIPPPPRPPGAPPRTERGPHTVFFTNLGMTGMNLGLNVRVIDQIGLANPLAAHTARLEDGRIGHDKNLFPDWAVAEGPFLKEPPYIPTYLDEGWIREAEAALQCPATDAVLTSIRAPLGPRRFLSNVLHAYDYTKYRIDRVPQYELLRCGLDEPELPNPPYTGLPATGP, via the coding sequence ATCCAGCCCGCTGGCCGGGGCCGGCAGACCCCGCCGCCCGCGCCCCCACTCAAACCCGTGTTCCCGCTGCCCCTGTCGGCCCGAATCAGCCTGTGGTGCAGCATCCTCGTCGTCACGACCCTGTTCGGCTGGGGCGCCTGGCAGCGCCGCTGGATCGCCGACGACGGACTGATCGTGCTGCGCACGGTCCGAAACCTGATGGCCGGCAACGGACCCGTCTTCAACGCGGGTGAACGCGTCGAGGCCAACACCTCCACGCTGTGGACCTACGTCATGTACCTCGGCGGCGTGGTCGGCGGTCCCATGCGCCTGGAGTACATCGCGTTGGCCATCGCGCTGACGCTGTCGCTGCTCGGCGTCGTGCTGCTGATGCTCGGTGCGGCCCGCCTCTTCGCCCCCAGCCTGCAGGGCCGCAGCGCCCTGCTGCTGCCCGCGGGCGTCCTGGTGTACATCGCGATTCCGCCCGCGCGCGATTTCGCCACGTCCGGCCTGGAGAACGGGCTGGTGCTGACCTATATCGGCCTGCTGTGGTGGATGTCGGTCTGCTGGTCGCAGGGTCTGCGCGCCGAGGCCGTGCGCGCGCCGTCACGGTTCAGCGCCACCGGGCCGGGATTCCTCGCGGCACTGGCCTTCGTGGCCGGGTTGAGCGTGCTGGTCCGCCCCGAACTCGCTCTCGTCGGCGGCGGCGTGCTCGTCCTGCTGCTGCTCACCACGCGCGGGTGGCGGCACCGCCTGATGATCGTCGTCGCGGGTGGCCTGCTGCCGGTGGGCTACCAGATCTTCCGGATGGGCTACTACGCGCTGATCGTGCCCGGAACCGCGGTGGCCAAGGACGCCTCGGGATCGAAGTGGGAGCAGGGCTTCACGTACCTGGCCAACTTCAACAAGCCCTATTCGCTGTGGATCCCGGCCATCCTGCTGGTGGCGCTGGCCCTGCTGCTGGCGGCCACGCACAGTCGGCCGTGGTGGATCGACCAGAACATCTCACGGGAGCATCCGCGGTGGGCGCGGACCCTGCAGCGGCCGCCCGTGGTGGCCGCGTTCTTCGTCGTCAGCGGGTTCATCCAGGGCGTTTACTGGATTCGGCAGGGCGGCGACTTCATGCACGGCCGGGTGCTGCTGACCCCGATCTTCCTGATGCTCGCGCCCGTCGCGGTGATTCCCGTGGTGAAGCCCGACGGTGCCCGGTTCTCCCGGGAGGCCGGATATCTGCTCGCCGGTGCCACCACGGTGCTGTGGGGCAGCGTGGTCGGTTGGTCGCTGTGGGCGGCCAACTCACCCGGTCTAGGGCCCGACGCCACCCGCGTCACGCACTCCGGAATCGTCGACGAACGCCGGTTCTACTCGCAGGCCACCGGGCATGCGCATCCGCTGACCGCGGCCGACTACCTCGACTACCCACGGATGCGCGCCGCCCTGGTGGCCATCAACAACACCCCCGACGGTGCCCTGCTGCTGCCGGCGGGTAATTACGACCAGTGGGACGTCGTGCCGGCGATCCCGCCGCCGCCGCGACCGCCGGGCGCACCGCCACGGACTGAAAGAGGCCCGCACACAGTCTTTTTCACCAACCTCGGGATGACCGGGATGAACCTTGGCCTCAATGTCCGGGTGATCGACCAGATCGGGCTGGCCAACCCGTTGGCCGCGCACACCGCGCGCCTCGAGGACGGTCGGATCGGGCACGACAAGAATCTGTTCCCGGACTGGGCGGTCGCCGAGGGCCCGTTCCTCAAGGAACCGCCCTACATTCCGACCTATCTCGACGAGGGCTGGATCCGCGAGGCCGAAGCGGCACTGCAGTGCCCCGCGACCGATGCGGTGCTGACCTCGATTCGGGCGCCGTTGGGTCCGCGCCGGTTCCTGTCGAACGTGCTGCATGCCTACGACTACACCAAGTACCGCATCGATCGGGTGCCGCAGTACGAACTGCTGCGCTGCGGACTGGATGAGCCCGAACTGCCCAACCCCCCTTACACTGGGCTACCGGCTACCGGTCCCTGA
- a CDS encoding phosphatase PAP2 family protein: MRDNGAASVDKSDALPPSGEDAVLVAVQSALATRPGVLPLARGMSHFGEHSLGWMALAALGAMFSRRRRREWIAAGVGAFAAHAAAVVIKRVVRRTRPDHPAIAVNVGTPSRLSFPSAHATSTTAAAILMGRATGLPLPALLVPPMALSRMVLGVHYPSDVATGVLVGAVVAKATEAIADRIEGAQ; this comes from the coding sequence ATGCGTGACAACGGGGCGGCCAGCGTGGACAAGTCGGACGCGCTCCCGCCGAGTGGCGAGGACGCCGTGCTGGTGGCGGTGCAGTCCGCGTTGGCGACGCGACCCGGCGTGCTTCCACTGGCCCGCGGGATGTCGCACTTCGGTGAGCACAGCCTGGGCTGGATGGCGTTGGCCGCACTCGGCGCGATGTTCTCGCGGCGCCGCCGCAGGGAGTGGATCGCCGCGGGTGTCGGGGCGTTCGCCGCGCACGCGGCGGCCGTGGTCATCAAGCGAGTGGTCCGCCGGACTCGGCCCGACCACCCCGCGATCGCCGTCAACGTCGGAACGCCGAGTCGCCTGAGCTTCCCGTCCGCGCACGCCACGTCGACCACTGCGGCGGCCATCCTGATGGGCCGCGCGACCGGGTTGCCGCTGCCCGCCCTTCTGGTGCCGCCCATGGCGTTGTCACGGATGGTCCTGGGCGTGCACTATCCCAGCGACGTGGCGACCGGCGTCCTGGTGGGCGCGGTGGTGGCCAAAGCGACTGAGGCGATTGCCGATCGGATCGAAGGAGCCCAGTGA
- a CDS encoding N-acetylmuramoyl-L-alanine amidase — protein sequence MPWALDDTPAQNGPSAADTRLAEQPLDGLGGGESIREVSQATPFSMVAITGDNLAGTSARIRAKRGDGSWGPWYSAEALRTTESDDAPGASPGTDPVFVGNTTAVQIAVTRPKDAPVTTAPPKHEDLGYRPASTERSLGQNLSAILISPPQAPVDVQWTPPTAAMTPGQPPPIISRAQWGAAPTGRCGNPVYDDGVRAGIVHHTAGSNDYAPEDSAAIVRAVWAYHTETLGWCDIAYNAMVDKYGQVFEGRAGGLDRPVEGSHTGGFNRNTFGVAMLGEFSVDRPTDAQLGAVGRLLGWRLGLDHVDPRGTVVLTSAGGEFTHFGRGSMPTLPTIFTHRDVGNTECPGAAALAAMDTIRDLAARFSQPAGPVTLEDRLRGGAIFAKWQKLGGPDSILGAPTSPEASAEGDIRYATFERGAMYWSPSSGAAPVTGAIYAAWGSLGYERGRLGLPTSGEIHEPLWIKQNFQHGTLNFDRETGLVTRVVDGVAQQLPPPLVDSQPVQLERFTPISVG from the coding sequence ATGCCCTGGGCCCTGGACGACACCCCCGCTCAGAACGGCCCCAGCGCCGCGGACACCCGCCTTGCCGAACAACCTCTCGACGGCCTCGGCGGCGGCGAGAGCATTCGCGAGGTGTCTCAGGCCACCCCGTTCTCCATGGTCGCCATCACCGGCGACAACCTGGCCGGCACCTCAGCCCGGATCCGCGCCAAGCGCGGTGACGGCAGTTGGGGCCCCTGGTACTCAGCCGAGGCCCTGCGGACCACCGAGAGCGACGACGCCCCGGGCGCGTCCCCCGGCACCGATCCCGTGTTCGTCGGCAACACCACCGCCGTCCAGATCGCGGTGACGCGCCCCAAGGACGCACCGGTCACCACGGCCCCACCGAAGCACGAGGACCTCGGCTACCGCCCGGCCAGCACCGAACGCTCCCTGGGCCAGAACCTGTCGGCCATCCTGATCAGCCCGCCCCAGGCGCCCGTCGACGTGCAGTGGACGCCGCCGACCGCCGCCATGACACCCGGACAGCCGCCTCCGATCATCAGCCGTGCCCAGTGGGGTGCGGCCCCCACCGGCCGCTGCGGCAACCCGGTGTACGACGACGGCGTGCGCGCCGGGATCGTGCACCACACCGCGGGCAGCAATGACTACGCCCCAGAGGATTCCGCGGCCATCGTGCGCGCGGTCTGGGCGTATCACACCGAGACCCTGGGCTGGTGCGACATCGCGTACAACGCGATGGTCGACAAGTACGGCCAGGTGTTCGAGGGGCGTGCGGGCGGCCTGGACCGGCCCGTCGAGGGCTCGCACACCGGCGGCTTCAACCGCAACACGTTCGGCGTCGCCATGCTCGGCGAGTTCAGCGTCGACCGCCCCACCGACGCACAGCTGGGCGCGGTGGGCCGGCTCCTCGGCTGGCGCCTCGGCCTCGACCACGTCGACCCGCGCGGCACCGTCGTGCTGACCTCGGCCGGTGGCGAGTTCACCCACTTCGGCCGGGGCTCGATGCCCACCCTGCCGACGATCTTCACGCACCGCGACGTCGGCAACACCGAATGTCCCGGCGCCGCGGCCCTTGCGGCCATGGACACGATCCGGGACCTGGCCGCGCGCTTCAGTCAGCCCGCCGGTCCCGTCACGCTCGAGGACCGATTGCGCGGGGGTGCGATCTTCGCCAAGTGGCAGAAGCTCGGTGGCCCTGACTCGATCCTGGGCGCACCGACGTCGCCGGAGGCGTCCGCGGAGGGCGACATCCGGTATGCGACGTTCGAGCGGGGCGCGATGTACTGGTCGCCCAGCAGCGGCGCCGCACCGGTCACGGGCGCGATCTACGCCGCCTGGGGCTCGCTGGGCTACGAGCGCGGACGGCTGGGGCTGCCCACCAGCGGGGAGATCCATGAGCCGCTCTGGATCAAGCAGAACTTCCAGCACGGCACGCTCAACTTCGACCGGGAGACCGGCCTGGTGACGCGCGTCGTCGACGGTGTCGCACAGCAGCTTCCGCCGCCCTTGGTCGACAGTCAGCCGGTGCAGCTCGAGCGGTTCACACCGATCAGCGTCGGCTGA
- a CDS encoding lysophospholipid acyltransferase family protein, with protein MEPVFRSLEIAAGVARRVTGTKITFLGLENIPATGGAVITINHTSYIDFLPAALAATQRRRRLRFLIKAEMKDVKVVNFLITHSKTIPVDRSAGAGAYAVAVERLRDGELVAVYPEATISRSFELKEFKSGAPRMALEAQVPLIPLIVWGAQRMWTKDHPRNLGRNKIPITVAVGDPIRPEGTADLLEAAMRNAMTTILHRVQEEYPHPAGAYWVPRRLGGGAPTMDEAKALDEAELAERARRRTQH; from the coding sequence ATGGAACCCGTTTTCCGCAGCCTCGAGATCGCGGCCGGTGTCGCCAGGCGCGTCACCGGAACCAAGATCACGTTCCTGGGCCTGGAGAACATTCCTGCCACCGGCGGCGCCGTGATCACGATCAACCACACCAGCTACATCGACTTCCTGCCCGCAGCACTGGCCGCCACGCAGCGCAGGCGCCGGTTGCGGTTCCTGATCAAGGCCGAGATGAAGGACGTCAAAGTCGTCAACTTCCTGATCACGCACTCCAAGACCATCCCGGTGGACCGCAGTGCGGGGGCCGGCGCCTACGCCGTGGCCGTCGAGCGTCTGCGCGACGGGGAACTGGTCGCGGTGTATCCGGAGGCGACGATCAGCCGGTCCTTCGAGTTGAAGGAGTTCAAGTCCGGGGCCCCACGGATGGCGCTGGAGGCCCAGGTGCCGCTGATCCCCCTGATCGTGTGGGGCGCCCAGCGGATGTGGACCAAGGACCACCCAAGAAACTTGGGCCGCAACAAGATTCCCATCACCGTCGCGGTGGGGGATCCGATCCGGCCAGAGGGCACCGCCGACCTCCTTGAGGCGGCGATGCGCAACGCGATGACGACGATCCTGCATCGCGTGCAGGAGGAGTATCCGCATCCCGCGGGTGCGTACTGGGTGCCGCGCCGACTCGGCGGCGGCGCCCCCACCATGGACGAGGCCAAAGCGCTCGACGAAGCGGAATTGGCCGAACGCGCACGAAGGCGGACCCAGCACTGA
- a CDS encoding decaprenyl-phosphate phosphoribosyltransferase: MAGEPGPPSNLFSGVIKALRPRQWVKNLLVLVAPLAALGTDVQYDYGFLITHVAMAFVVFCMAASCIYLINDARDVEADRQHPTKRFRPIAAGVVSESLAYTLAVVLGVASLVIAYFTTPSLAVVIGVYIAIQLAYCFGLKHQAVLDICIVSSAYLIRAIAGGAATNIQLSQWFLLVMAFGSLFMAAGKRYAELQLAERTGAKIRKSLESYTSSYLRFVWTLSATAVVLCYGLFAFERDGGTASWWAVSIIPFTVAILRYAVDIDGGIAGEPEDIALRDRVLQLLALALIGTVGAAIYFG, encoded by the coding sequence GTGGCCGGCGAACCCGGCCCGCCCAGCAATCTGTTCAGCGGTGTCATCAAGGCACTGCGCCCGCGGCAGTGGGTGAAGAACCTGCTGGTCCTGGTGGCGCCGCTGGCGGCATTGGGCACCGACGTCCAATACGACTACGGGTTCCTGATCACCCACGTCGCCATGGCGTTCGTCGTGTTCTGCATGGCCGCCTCATGCATCTACCTGATCAACGACGCGCGCGACGTCGAGGCCGACCGGCAGCACCCGACCAAGCGCTTCCGCCCGATCGCGGCAGGCGTGGTGTCGGAGTCCCTGGCCTACACGCTGGCCGTGGTGCTGGGCGTGGCGTCGCTGGTGATCGCCTACTTCACCACCCCCAGCCTCGCCGTGGTGATCGGCGTCTACATCGCCATCCAGTTGGCCTACTGCTTCGGTCTCAAACACCAGGCGGTGCTCGACATCTGCATCGTCTCCTCGGCGTACCTGATCCGCGCGATCGCGGGCGGCGCGGCCACCAACATCCAGCTCTCCCAATGGTTCCTGCTGGTCATGGCGTTCGGTTCGCTGTTCATGGCGGCCGGTAAGCGCTACGCCGAACTGCAGTTGGCCGAGCGCACCGGCGCCAAGATCCGCAAGTCGCTGGAGAGTTACACGAGCAGCTATCTGCGGTTCGTGTGGACGCTCTCGGCCACCGCGGTGGTGCTGTGTTACGGCCTGTTCGCCTTCGAGCGCGACGGCGGCACGGCCTCGTGGTGGGCGGTCTCGATCATCCCCTTCACCGTGGCGATCCTGCGCTACGCGGTCGACATCGACGGCGGCATCGCCGGCGAACCAGAGGACATCGCGCTGCGCGACCGGGTCCTGCAACTCCTGGCCCTGGCGTTGATCGGAACAGTCGGTGCCGCAATCTACTTCGGGTGA
- the glf gene encoding UDP-galactopyranose mutase, protein MTSPDRGRYDLFVVGSGFFGLTIAERVATQLGKRVLVVERRPHIGGNAYSEAEPQTGIEVHKYGAHLFHTSNKRVWDYVRQFTDFTGYQHRVFALHKGQAYQFPMGLGLVSQFFGRYFSPDEARQLIREQAAEIATEDAANFEEKAISLVGRPLYEAFIKAYTAKQWQTDPTELPASNITRLPVRYTFDNRYFNDTYEGLPVDGYTAWLQNMAADERIEVRLDTDWFDVRDQLRSESPSAPVVYTGPLDRYFDYAEGRLGWRTLDFELEVLPTGDFQGTPVMNYNDADVPFTRIHEFRHFHPERTYPADKTVIMREYSRFADNDDEPYYPINTDADRALLAEYRSRAKAETASAKVLFGGRLGTYQYLDMHMAIASALNMYDNTLAPHLVDGAPLTDSEESSTA, encoded by the coding sequence ATGACTTCTCCTGATCGAGGTCGCTACGACCTCTTTGTCGTCGGATCCGGTTTCTTCGGTTTGACGATCGCCGAGCGCGTGGCCACCCAGCTGGGCAAGCGCGTCCTCGTCGTCGAACGGCGGCCCCATATCGGCGGCAACGCCTACTCGGAAGCCGAACCGCAGACCGGCATCGAGGTGCACAAATACGGCGCCCACCTCTTCCACACCTCCAACAAGCGGGTGTGGGACTACGTGCGGCAGTTCACCGACTTCACGGGCTACCAGCACCGCGTCTTCGCGCTGCACAAGGGCCAGGCCTACCAGTTCCCGATGGGGCTGGGCCTGGTGTCGCAGTTCTTCGGCCGCTACTTCAGCCCGGACGAGGCGCGGCAGCTGATCAGGGAACAGGCCGCCGAGATCGCCACCGAGGACGCGGCGAACTTCGAGGAGAAGGCCATCAGCCTGGTCGGCCGACCACTCTACGAGGCCTTCATCAAGGCCTACACCGCCAAGCAGTGGCAGACCGACCCCACCGAACTGCCGGCGTCCAACATCACTCGCCTTCCGGTCCGGTACACGTTCGACAACCGCTACTTCAACGACACCTACGAGGGTCTGCCGGTCGACGGCTACACGGCCTGGCTGCAGAACATGGCCGCCGACGAGCGCATCGAGGTCCGCCTGGACACCGACTGGTTCGACGTCCGTGACCAACTGCGCAGCGAGTCCCCGTCGGCGCCGGTCGTCTACACCGGCCCGCTGGACCGGTACTTCGACTATGCGGAGGGCCGCCTGGGCTGGCGCACGCTCGACTTCGAACTCGAGGTGCTGCCGACCGGAGACTTCCAGGGCACCCCGGTGATGAACTACAACGACGCCGACGTCCCCTTCACCCGGATCCACGAGTTCCGGCACTTCCACCCGGAGCGCACCTACCCGGCCGACAAGACCGTCATCATGCGGGAGTACTCGCGGTTCGCCGACAACGACGACGAGCCCTACTATCCGATCAACACCGACGCCGACCGTGCGCTGCTGGCGGAGTATCGGTCCCGCGCCAAGGCCGAGACCGCGTCGGCCAAGGTGCTGTTCGGGGGCAGACTCGGCACCTACCAGTACCTCGACATGCACATGGCCATCGCCAGCGCGCTGAACATGTACGACAACACCCTGGCGCCGCACCTGGTCGACGGTGCGCCGCTGACCGACAGTGAAGAGAGCAGTACAGCATGA
- a CDS encoding HAD family hydrolase, translating into MTLPTLIATDVDGTLLDDDEQITPRTRAAVAAAVAAGTQFVLATGRPPRWVAPVVDALGFAPLAVCANGAVIYDPAQDRILSARTLSTEALARWAEIANRAIPGVGLAVERIGQSAHDAATPQFVSSPGYEHAWLNPDNTEVSLVDLLSEPAVKLLIRRAGAQSADMATALAKFVGDDGDITYSTNNGLIEIVPRGVSKATGVAEIATPQGITAADIIAFGDMPNDVPMLGWAGHGVAMGNAHPEAVAAADEVTTRNSEDGLARVLERWWL; encoded by the coding sequence ATGACACTGCCCACTCTGATCGCCACCGACGTCGACGGCACGCTGCTGGACGACGACGAGCAGATCACGCCCAGGACCCGGGCCGCCGTGGCGGCCGCCGTCGCCGCAGGCACCCAGTTCGTGCTCGCCACGGGCCGTCCGCCCCGCTGGGTGGCGCCTGTTGTCGACGCGCTGGGATTCGCGCCGCTGGCAGTGTGCGCGAACGGTGCGGTGATCTACGACCCCGCTCAGGACCGGATCCTGTCGGCACGCACGCTGTCGACCGAGGCGCTGGCCCGGTGGGCCGAGATCGCCAACCGCGCGATCCCCGGCGTGGGTCTGGCCGTCGAGCGGATCGGGCAGAGCGCCCACGATGCCGCCACGCCGCAGTTCGTCAGCTCACCCGGGTACGAGCACGCCTGGCTGAACCCGGACAACACCGAGGTGTCGCTGGTGGACCTGCTGTCCGAACCGGCCGTCAAACTGCTTATCCGCAGGGCCGGGGCGCAGAGCGCCGACATGGCCACCGCGTTGGCCAAGTTCGTCGGTGACGATGGTGACATCACCTACAGCACCAACAACGGCCTGATCGAGATCGTGCCGCGCGGCGTCAGCAAGGCCACCGGAGTGGCCGAAATCGCCACCCCGCAGGGCATCACGGCCGCCGACATCATCGCGTTCGGCGACATGCCCAACGATGTGCCGATGCTGGGCTGGGCCGGCCACGGCGTGGCGATGGGCAATGCGCATCCGGAGGCGGTCGCTGCGGCCGATGAGGTGACGACGCGCAACTCCGAGGACGGTCTGGCGCGCGTGCTCGAACGCTGGTGGCTCTGA